A window of the Narcine bancroftii isolate sNarBan1 chromosome 4, sNarBan1.hap1, whole genome shotgun sequence genome harbors these coding sequences:
- the LOC138762412 gene encoding uncharacterized protein: protein MPPVPMRQVPHYPPFHPQSQPHSTPTPSSPFHLHPQFPLFHPTPSSPFPPPVPAPHSTPTPSSPCSTPQIPLSTPSKLPVPPPAPAPPVQPRPSSPCSTPSSPFHPQSQFPVPPPPPTPHSTPTPRSPCSTPTPSSPIPPLPPDLIVPPPPLAPPVPPPDPPFHPISASRSTPSPSSPCSTPTPSSPFPPCPSSPFHPQPQLPLFNSVPASPVPPPALAPHSTPSPSSHCSTSSPSSPCSTHSPRSPHSPRSPCSTPSPRSPCSSPSHISPCSTSTCSSLFYPQFQFPLFQPQSQLPFPPPAPAPPIPPCGRLHQRKTPAQYCLEQHSFIPFS, encoded by the exons ATGCCGCCAGTGCCCATGCGGCAAGTGCCCCATT atccccctttccacccccagtCCCAGCcccattccacccccacccccagctccccattccacctccacccccagttCCCCCTGTTCCACCCCACCCCTAgctccccctttccacccccagtCCCAGCTCcccattccacccccacccccagctctcCCTGTTCCACCCCACAGATTCCCCTTTCCACCCCATCCAAGCTCCCTGTTCCACCCCCAGCCCCAGCTCCCCCTGTTCAACCCCGTCCCAGCTCCCCCTGTTCCACCCCCAGTTCCCCGTTCCACCCCCAGTCCCAGTTCCccgttccacccccacccccaactccccattccacccccacccccagatctccctgttccacccccacccctagtTCCCCCATTCCACCCCTACCTCCAGATCTCATTGTTCCACCCCCACCCTTAGCTCCCCCTGTTCCACCCCCAGATCCCCCTTTCCACCCCATCTCAGCTTCCCGTTCAACCCCCAGCCCCAGCTCCCCctgttccacccccacccctagcTCCCCCTTTCCACCCTGTCCCAGCTCCCCATTCCACCCCCAGCCCCAGCTCCCCCTGTTCAACTCCGTCCCAGCTTCCCCTGTCCCACCCCCAGCCCTAGCTCCCCATTCCACCCCAAGCCCTAGCTCCCACTGTTCCACCTCCAGCCCCAGCTCCCCCTGCTCCACCCACAGTCCCCGCTCCCCCCACAGTCCCCGCTCCCCCTGTTCCACCCCCAGTCCCCGCTCACCCTGTTCCTCTCCAAGTCACATCTCCCCCTGTTCCACCTCCACCTGCAGCTCCCTGTTCTACCCTCAGTTCCAATTCCCCCTGTTCCAGCCCCAATCCCAGCTCCCTTTTCCACCCCCAGCCCCAGCTCCCCCCATTCCACcctgtggcaggctgcaccaaaggaaaacaccggcacaatactgtttggagcaacacagctttattccattCTCATAA